A region from the Lolium perenne isolate Kyuss_39 chromosome 4, Kyuss_2.0, whole genome shotgun sequence genome encodes:
- the LOC127346742 gene encoding uncharacterized protein translates to MRSERRYSDPISYDLIDPISQTDPTFSDMLQSLGKFTLDDLDKKVVEELMVDDPKRKVRVASRFCSFHLAGFNLDEESTAQLGPPYEPSLSSPVTGLTNYVTTDAHYKLANYCTDVVSIRVVKAGPGYRYPVKVYGEVIAGDEIDYKCVHLFNRERKDAQTITSEKDMLALTGPCRALVTLGFMYFEFDLKVNDEDDPDKVVQFSKGVIPYYCKADRERIILQLPSFQSTVKLVLQHVDLAVAASIEVSVVK, encoded by the coding sequence ATGAGGTCAGAGCGTCGGTACAGTGATCCGATCAGCTATGATCTCATAGATCCGATCAGCCAGACTGACCCCACCTTCAGTGATATGCTGCAAAGCCTGGGTAAGTTTACACTGGATGATCTGGACAAGAAAGTTGTTGAGGAGCTCATGGTCGACGATCCCAAGAGGAAGGTTCGTGTCGCTAGCAGGTTCTGCAGCTTCCACCTGGCCGGATTCAACCTTGATGAGGAGTCGACTGCTCAACTTGGGCCACCGTATGAACCCTCATTGTCATCCCCAGTGACGGGGTTGACTAATTATGTTACAACAGATGCACATTATAAGCTGGCGAATTATTGCACCGACGTTGTTTCCATTAGGGTTGTCAAAGCTGGTCCAGGGTACAGATACCCGGTCAAGGTTTATGGGGAAGTTATCGCCGGGGATGAGATTGACTACAAATGTGTCCATCTGTTCAACCGTGAAAGAAAGGATGCCCAGACTATCACTTCAGAGAAGGATATGTTAGCTCTGACAGGTCCATGCCGAGCATTGGTTACATTAGGTTTTATGTATTTCGAGTTCGATTTAAAGGTCAATGATGAGGATGACCCTGACAAAGTGGTGCAGTTTAGCAAAGGTGTAATCCCGTATTATTGCAAAGCAGATCGCGAGCGAATCATATTGCAGCTTCCTAGTTTCCAGAGTACAGTGAAATTGGTATTGCAACATGTAGACCTTGCGGTGGCAGCTAGCATTGAAGTCAGTGTTGTCAAATAA
- the LOC139838921 gene encoding uncharacterized protein produces MTKEMGEYSGVAAPVSTHYPQYIRDNYTVWATTMEWALESNEIWEAVDPGGDEFKKGASKYRKDRQALTAICSVMPMDVKQHLISKKSAKEAWETIKTLNLGHERVREAALQTLQKKYENLEMGEDETVDAFASRVATLVNGIRALDEKLEEISIVRRFLRAAAPRYLSVVSAIEQCVDLKTLTMDDLVGRFKAHDERMKITYGDVVPEEHVMLTRTQWQAVVAKEVAKEKGGKESSRSDKEASRPAKKYIAGEDEDDAPPRRKFDIKKVRCHNCGELGHFKVDCRKTPKPKERALIAQEGDDGPMMLMLEVCEQKDEEELPPPSPATEIVMDHGLPCVDHVEKLCDEGVVEKQRSAPYPRETTDEASEALELVHGDICGPISPATPSGNEYFMLVVDDHSQYMWIGLLKSKDQAIQALEKIKEAGEVKARAKKSLRIDRGGELKHKVVAMARSMMESKGLPGKFWGEAVNTAVYLLNRAPTRSMVIAQYERTEGIIELLA; encoded by the coding sequence ATGACGAAGGAGATGGGCGAGTATTCCGGCGTTGCGGCGCCGGTGTCGACGCATTATCCGCAGTACATCCGCGACAACTACACGGTGTGGGCGACCACGATGGAGTGGGCGCTCGAGTCCAACGAAATCTGGGAGGCTGTCGATCCCGGCGGCGACGAGTTCAAGAAGGGCGCGTCGAAGTACCGCAAGGACCGACAGGCACTCACGGCCATCTGCTCGGTGATGCCGATGGACGTGAAGCAGCACCTGATCTCGAAGAAATCTGCAAAGGAGGCGTGGGAGACGATCAAGACGCTAAATCTTGGTCACGAGCGCGTCCGCGAGGCGGCCCTACAAACCTTGCAGAAGAAGTACGAGAATCTGGAGATGGGAGAAGATGAGACTGTGGACGCCTTCGCTTCGAGGGTCGCTACATTGGTCAATGGGATTCGCGCGCTGGACGAGAAGCTCGAGGAGATCTCGATCGTAAGGCGTTTCCTTCGCGCGGCGGCGCCGCGTTACTTGTCCGTTGTTTCGGCAATCGAGCAGTGCGTTGATCTCAAGACTCTCACGATGGATGATCTAGTTGGACGGTTCAAGGCTCATGATGAGCGGATGAAGATCACCTATGGTGATGTGGTACCGGAAGAGCATGTTATGCTTACCCGTACCCAGTGGCAGGCGGTGGTCGCCAAAGAGGTCGCCAAAGAGAAGGGCGGTAAGGAATCGAGCAGAAGTGATAAGGAAGCTTCTCGCCCAGCGAAAAAGTACATCGCAGGGGAAGACGAGGACGACGCTCCGCCGAGGAGGAAGTTTGACATAAAGAAAGTAAGATGTCATAACTGCGGCGAGCTCGGTCACTTCAAGGTTGATTGCCGGAAAACACCAAAGCCGAAGGAAAGGGCTCTCATCGCCCAGGAAGGAGATGATGGACCGATGATGCTGATGCTCGAAGTATGCGAGCAGAAGGACGAGGAGGAGCTACCTCCTCCATCACCGGCTACGGAGATTGTGATGGATCACGGTCTACCGTGTGTGGATCACGTGGAAAAGCTATGCGACGAAGGTGTCGTCGAGAAGCAACGGAGTGCCCCGTATCCACGTGAAACCACGGATGAGGCAAGTGAAGCTTTGGAGCTCGTTCATGGCGATATATGCGGTCCAATTTCACCCGCAACCCCGTCCGGTAATGAGTACTTCATGCTTGTGGTGGATGATCACAGCCAATACATGTGGATTGGGTTGCTGAAAAGtaaggatcaagctatacaagCACTCGAGAAGATCAAGGAAGCTGGAGAGGTCAAGGCGAGGGCGAAGAAGTCCCTACGCATAGATCGGGGTGGTGAATTGAAGCATAAAGTGGTGGCCAtggcacggagcatgatggagagcAAAGGCTTGCCAGGAAAGTTCTGGGGTGAGGCAGTCAACACGGCTGTCTACTTGCTGAACAGGGCGCCAACTAGGAGTATG